Proteins encoded within one genomic window of Saccharopolyspora pogona:
- a CDS encoding NADP-dependent oxidoreductase has protein sequence MNKGLEIRLASRPKGWPTPENFDIVEVDAPQPGDGELLVRNLWMSVDPYMRGRMNAGKSYVPPFEVGKALQGGAVGEVVASNAEGFQPGDLVLHNFGWRDYAAFDAKRAVKVDPQAAPPSAYLYVLGMPGMTAYVGLVDVAEQKEGDVVFVSGAAGAVGSLAGQIAKLRGASRVIGSAGSAEKVRYLLDEVGFDAAFNYHDGPVAEQLKAAAPDGIDVYFDNVGGEHLEAAIGSLNDFGRVAECGMISQYNNAEPKPGPNNLVMLVSKRLKLQGFIVGDRAHLKDQFFAEVGGWLRDGKINYRETVVEGLRNAPDAFLGLMRGENTGKMLVKIA, from the coding sequence ATGAACAAGGGCCTGGAAATCCGCCTCGCGTCCCGCCCCAAGGGCTGGCCGACGCCGGAGAACTTCGACATCGTCGAGGTCGATGCACCGCAGCCCGGCGACGGCGAGCTGCTGGTCCGCAACCTGTGGATGAGCGTCGACCCGTACATGCGTGGCCGGATGAACGCGGGCAAGTCCTACGTCCCGCCCTTCGAGGTTGGCAAGGCGCTGCAGGGCGGCGCGGTCGGCGAGGTCGTCGCCTCGAACGCCGAGGGTTTCCAGCCCGGTGACCTCGTGCTGCACAACTTCGGCTGGCGCGACTACGCGGCGTTCGACGCCAAGCGCGCCGTCAAGGTCGACCCGCAGGCGGCTCCGCCGAGCGCCTACCTCTACGTGCTCGGCATGCCCGGCATGACCGCGTACGTCGGGCTCGTCGACGTCGCCGAGCAGAAGGAAGGCGACGTCGTGTTCGTCTCCGGTGCGGCCGGAGCGGTGGGTTCGCTGGCCGGCCAGATCGCCAAGCTTCGCGGCGCGTCCCGGGTCATCGGCAGCGCCGGATCCGCGGAGAAGGTCCGCTACCTGCTGGACGAGGTCGGCTTCGACGCCGCGTTCAACTACCACGACGGCCCGGTCGCCGAGCAGCTCAAGGCCGCCGCGCCCGACGGCATCGACGTCTACTTCGATAACGTCGGCGGCGAGCACCTGGAGGCCGCGATCGGCTCGCTCAATGACTTCGGCCGGGTCGCCGAGTGCGGCATGATCTCGCAGTACAACAACGCGGAGCCGAAGCCCGGCCCGAACAATTTGGTCATGCTGGTCTCCAAGCGGCTGAAGCTGCAGGGCTTCATCGTCGGCGACCGCGCGCACCTCAAGGACCAGTTCTTCGCGGAGGTCGGGGGCTGGCTGCGCGATGGCAAGATCAACTACCGGGAGACGGTCGTCGAGGGCCTGCGCAACGCCCCGGACGCTTTCCTCGGCCTCATGCGCGGCGAGAACACCGGCAAGATGCTGGTGAAGATCGCCTAA
- a CDS encoding TetR family transcriptional regulator, with amino-acid sequence MTVPTDHGGLRARKKQRTRAALIDAGLDLFLAKGYDATTIDEIAAEVEISSRTFFRYFAGKEDVALAKGAEFDDLVLDALAARPADDPPLTALRHAVLGMIRESASDDVRRFLHVQHLINKTPPLLAGNLRRAAGSEERLTAEIATRQGVDPARDMRPRVLVGMVWGALRIGLEAMCADPGRDLERLVELVEEAIDLATAGIPERWGDDPHTW; translated from the coding sequence ATGACCGTCCCGACCGACCATGGTGGCCTGCGCGCCCGCAAGAAGCAGCGCACGCGGGCCGCCCTGATCGACGCGGGCCTGGACCTGTTCCTGGCGAAGGGCTACGACGCGACCACCATCGACGAGATCGCCGCCGAGGTGGAAATCTCGTCACGCACGTTCTTCCGCTACTTCGCCGGCAAGGAGGACGTGGCCCTGGCCAAGGGCGCCGAGTTCGACGACCTCGTGCTCGACGCCCTTGCCGCCCGGCCCGCCGACGATCCGCCGCTGACCGCCCTGCGGCACGCAGTGCTGGGCATGATCCGCGAATCGGCCTCCGACGACGTCCGCCGGTTCCTCCACGTCCAGCACCTGATCAACAAGACTCCGCCGCTGCTGGCGGGCAACCTCCGCCGAGCGGCCGGCAGCGAGGAGCGGCTGACCGCGGAGATCGCCACGAGGCAAGGCGTCGACCCGGCCCGGGACATGCGGCCGCGGGTGCTGGTCGGGATGGTCTGGGGCGCGCTGCGCATCGGCTTGGAGGCGATGTGCGCCGACCCGGGCCGAGACCTGGAGCGACTGGTCGAGCTCGTGGAGGAAGCCATCGACCTGGCCACCGCCGGAATCCCCGAGCGCTGGGGCGACGACCCGCACACCTGGTGA
- a CDS encoding amidase: MTELADLTAVDLAAAYQASEISPVEVVDAVLERIDSYEPKLCALYAPDPEGARAAAQASEQRWRAGTPAGPVDGVPVTVKENIATRGTPVPQGTAATELSPAGEDAPAAARLRESGAVIFAKTTMPDYGMLSSGASSFHHLSRNPWDLGRTPGGSSAGAGAAAAAGYGPLHVGTDIGGSVRLPAGWCGVVGLKPSFGRIPVAPPYPGRVIGPLTRTVADTALLTSVLSAPDARDHTALPPAGVDWTQLDCDVSGLRIALLLDQRVGLPVEPAVTAAVTAAAQLFESAGAVVEPIDPFLSREMLDGMDRFWRFRSWTDISALPAERRAKILPGIAQWATSAKNVSAADVFHGFSQMDAISVAANREARDFDFVLSPVAPMPAFPAEQAYPTGDPMRAMEHIAFTLPYNMSGQPAVSVNCGWSPEGLPIGLQIAGKRFDDLGVLRLARAFEQLRPAQRPWPRL, from the coding sequence ATGACGGAGCTGGCTGACCTCACGGCCGTGGATCTGGCAGCGGCGTACCAGGCGAGCGAGATCTCGCCGGTCGAAGTCGTGGATGCCGTGCTGGAGCGCATCGATTCCTACGAGCCCAAACTGTGCGCCCTCTACGCGCCGGACCCCGAAGGTGCGCGCGCTGCAGCGCAGGCGTCGGAACAGCGTTGGCGTGCCGGTACCCCGGCGGGGCCGGTCGACGGGGTTCCGGTGACGGTCAAGGAGAACATCGCGACGAGGGGTACGCCCGTGCCGCAGGGCACCGCGGCCACCGAGTTGTCCCCGGCTGGCGAAGACGCCCCCGCCGCGGCGCGTCTGCGGGAGAGCGGCGCGGTGATCTTCGCCAAGACGACCATGCCCGATTACGGCATGCTCTCCTCGGGAGCGTCGAGCTTCCACCACCTCTCCCGCAACCCCTGGGACCTGGGCCGCACCCCCGGCGGTTCGAGTGCCGGGGCGGGCGCGGCGGCCGCCGCTGGATACGGACCGCTGCACGTGGGCACCGACATCGGCGGCTCGGTACGGCTGCCCGCCGGGTGGTGCGGGGTGGTCGGGCTCAAACCCAGCTTCGGCCGGATCCCGGTCGCCCCGCCGTACCCGGGCCGGGTCATCGGCCCGCTGACCCGCACGGTCGCGGACACCGCGCTGCTGACGTCGGTGCTTTCGGCCCCGGACGCGCGCGACCACACGGCGCTGCCCCCGGCCGGTGTCGACTGGACGCAACTTGACTGCGACGTCTCCGGGCTGCGCATCGCCCTGTTGCTCGACCAGCGCGTGGGGCTGCCCGTCGAACCGGCGGTCACCGCCGCCGTGACCGCCGCGGCGCAGCTCTTCGAGTCGGCCGGGGCCGTGGTGGAACCGATCGACCCGTTCCTGTCCCGCGAGATGCTCGACGGCATGGACCGGTTCTGGCGGTTCCGGTCCTGGACCGACATCTCGGCCCTGCCCGCGGAGCGCCGCGCCAAGATCCTGCCGGGCATCGCGCAGTGGGCGACCAGCGCGAAGAACGTCTCGGCCGCCGACGTCTTCCACGGCTTCAGCCAGATGGATGCGATCTCGGTGGCCGCCAACCGGGAGGCCCGCGACTTCGACTTCGTGCTGTCCCCGGTGGCGCCGATGCCGGCGTTTCCCGCTGAGCAGGCCTACCCGACCGGCGACCCGATGCGCGCGATGGAGCACATCGCGTTCACGCTGCCCTACAACATGTCCGGCCAGCCGGCCGTGTCGGTCAACTGCGGCTGGAGCCCGGAGGGCCTGCCGATCGGACTGCAGATCGCGGGCAAGCGCTTCGACGACCTGGGGGTGCTTCGCCTGGCCCGGGCTTTCGAGCAGCTCCGCCCCGCGCAGCGCCCCTGGCCGAGGTTGTGA
- a CDS encoding aldo/keto reductase, with the protein MSQPSLPRRRLGRSGPLVSAIGYGAMGLSGVYGAADDAESARLLNQLLDLGVDFLDTADAYGEGHNEELISGLLAKRRDEVVLATKFGANKDIGGGRPEYVRQAVEASLARLGTDHIDLYYLHRLDPATPIEETVGAMAELVQAGKVRHLGLSEISAETLRRAHSAHPIAAVQQEYSLFTRDPEAELLPALRELGVALIAYSPLGRGVLTGAFSSVSDVENLEVRKKRYPRFEEESLRRNIELTRPLRERAEALGLTPAQLALAWLLAQGEDVVPIPGSRRIERVQANIHAATTELDPAVVAELSELFPPGAAAGERYTPAGMARLDR; encoded by the coding sequence GTGTCGCAACCGTCCCTGCCCCGTCGTCGACTGGGTCGCAGCGGCCCACTGGTGAGCGCCATCGGCTACGGCGCGATGGGCCTGTCCGGGGTGTACGGCGCCGCCGACGACGCGGAGTCGGCCCGCCTGCTGAACCAGCTGCTCGACCTCGGGGTCGACTTCCTGGACACCGCCGACGCCTACGGCGAAGGGCACAACGAGGAGCTGATCAGCGGCCTGCTCGCGAAGCGCCGCGACGAGGTCGTGCTGGCCACCAAATTCGGCGCCAACAAAGACATCGGCGGCGGCCGCCCCGAGTACGTGCGCCAGGCGGTCGAGGCCAGCCTCGCCCGGCTCGGCACGGACCACATCGACCTCTACTACCTGCACCGGCTCGACCCGGCCACGCCGATCGAGGAAACGGTCGGGGCGATGGCCGAGCTGGTGCAGGCCGGCAAGGTACGGCACCTCGGCCTGTCCGAGATCAGCGCCGAAACCCTGCGCCGCGCCCATTCGGCGCACCCGATCGCGGCGGTGCAGCAGGAGTACTCGCTGTTCACCCGCGACCCGGAGGCCGAGCTGCTGCCCGCGCTGCGGGAGCTCGGCGTCGCGCTCATCGCATACTCGCCACTGGGCCGCGGCGTGCTGACCGGTGCGTTCAGCAGCGTCTCGGACGTGGAGAACCTCGAAGTGCGCAAGAAGCGTTACCCACGCTTCGAGGAGGAGAGCCTGCGCCGCAACATCGAGCTGACCCGGCCGCTGCGGGAGCGGGCGGAGGCGCTGGGACTCACCCCGGCGCAACTCGCGCTGGCCTGGCTGCTGGCCCAGGGCGAGGACGTCGTGCCGATCCCGGGCAGCCGCCGCATCGAGCGGGTGCAGGCCAACATCCACGCCGCCACGACCGAGCTGGACCCGGCGGTGGTGGCCGAGCTGTCCGAGCTGTTCCCGCCCGGTGCCGCCGCCGGCGAGCGCTACACGCCCGCCGGGATGGCCCGGCTGGACCGGTGA
- a CDS encoding VIT1/CCC1 transporter family protein, with protein sequence MQDNGFRAGPADAKSVRRWRRRLAGEHEEAKVYRELAARRSGEEREILLGLAEAEERHAAYWEELLGDEVGPKRRGQFRMRLLVFLARRFGSVFVLALAQRAESRTPYRSDRDAPPAMAADERIHEEVVRALAARGRARVSGTFRAAVFGANDGLVSNLALVLGVIGGNVPTSTVLLTGLAGLLAGALSMGAGEYISVRSQRELLAAAAPNPDARAVVPYLDVDANELALVYRARGMSADEAQRRADALLRDPKPPVPPEKPADDHEIVGTGTKAALSSFAFFASGALVPVLPFAFGLTGGLAVLIAVVLVGLALMLTGAVVGVLSGAAPLPRASRQLAIGAGAAAVTYLLGLIFGATAG encoded by the coding sequence GTGCAGGACAACGGGTTTCGAGCAGGCCCAGCAGACGCGAAATCGGTGCGCCGCTGGCGGCGCCGGCTCGCCGGCGAGCATGAGGAGGCCAAGGTCTACCGGGAACTGGCCGCCCGGCGCTCCGGCGAGGAGCGGGAGATCCTGCTGGGGCTCGCCGAGGCCGAGGAACGACACGCCGCCTACTGGGAAGAACTGCTCGGCGACGAGGTCGGTCCGAAGCGGCGCGGCCAGTTCCGGATGCGGCTGCTGGTGTTCCTCGCCCGCCGTTTCGGTTCGGTCTTCGTGCTCGCCCTGGCGCAGCGTGCAGAAAGCCGCACACCGTACCGCTCCGACCGCGACGCGCCCCCGGCGATGGCGGCCGACGAGCGGATCCACGAAGAGGTCGTGCGGGCCCTCGCAGCGCGCGGGCGGGCCCGCGTTTCGGGAACTTTCCGCGCGGCGGTGTTCGGCGCCAACGACGGTCTGGTCAGCAACTTGGCGCTGGTGCTGGGCGTCATCGGCGGGAACGTACCGACCTCGACCGTGCTGCTGACCGGCTTGGCGGGGCTGCTCGCCGGCGCCCTGTCGATGGGGGCCGGCGAGTACATCTCGGTGCGCTCCCAGCGGGAACTGCTGGCCGCGGCCGCCCCGAATCCCGACGCCCGCGCGGTGGTGCCCTACCTTGACGTCGATGCGAACGAACTCGCGCTGGTTTACCGGGCCCGGGGGATGTCCGCCGACGAAGCCCAGCGCCGCGCGGACGCCCTGCTGCGCGATCCCAAACCGCCGGTGCCGCCCGAAAAGCCCGCCGACGACCACGAGATCGTCGGCACCGGCACGAAGGCGGCGCTGTCCAGCTTCGCCTTCTTCGCCTCCGGCGCGCTGGTCCCGGTGCTGCCGTTCGCGTTCGGTCTCACCGGCGGCCTCGCCGTCCTCATCGCCGTCGTGCTCGTGGGCCTCGCGCTGATGCTCACCGGCGCCGTCGTCGGCGTGCTCTCCGGCGCCGCGCCGCTGCCCCGCGCCTCGCGGCAGCTCGCCATCGGCGCGGGAGCAGCGGCAGTGACCTACCTGCTCGGGTTGATCTTCGGCGCGACCGCCGGGTGA
- a CDS encoding nitroreductase family protein: MHNCQPWRWLLAERSLQLFLDLSRLPEELDPAGRAQVISCGAALHYVRVAFAALGWRALVHRLPNPAQPGHLASIQFSPRDHVSPEMVALAGVAGQRRTARCSFRAEPVPPELLTALRAAAETEHGVLVRAAEHRSLLVDALRGAGQYRETPGYQKAIADLDDPEPAVPVLTDEAVLAVLATRGDRVDSWLAVGEALSAVLLAAAREGLVTCPLNQLGEVAEERERVRAAVLGGAGHPQLVLRLGWPASDEPLPMMPRRVLADSMELLPPRR; the protein is encoded by the coding sequence GTGCACAACTGCCAACCATGGAGGTGGCTGCTCGCCGAGCGATCACTGCAGCTGTTCCTGGACCTTTCGCGACTGCCGGAGGAGCTCGATCCGGCGGGGCGTGCGCAGGTGATCAGCTGCGGTGCCGCACTGCACTACGTGCGGGTCGCGTTCGCCGCGCTCGGGTGGCGGGCGTTGGTACACCGCCTGCCGAACCCGGCCCAGCCCGGACACCTGGCGTCGATCCAGTTCAGCCCGCGCGATCACGTCTCCCCGGAGATGGTCGCGCTCGCCGGTGTCGCGGGTCAGCGGCGCACCGCGCGGTGTTCATTCCGCGCGGAGCCGGTTCCGCCGGAGTTGTTGACGGCCCTGCGGGCCGCGGCCGAGACGGAGCACGGCGTCCTGGTGCGGGCCGCTGAGCACCGCTCGCTCCTGGTCGACGCCCTGCGGGGAGCCGGGCAATACCGGGAAACCCCCGGATACCAGAAGGCGATCGCCGATCTGGACGATCCCGAACCGGCGGTTCCGGTGCTGACCGACGAAGCGGTGCTCGCGGTGCTGGCCACCCGCGGCGACCGCGTCGACAGCTGGCTGGCGGTGGGGGAGGCGCTCAGTGCGGTCCTGCTGGCGGCGGCGCGGGAGGGACTGGTCACTTGCCCGCTGAACCAGTTGGGCGAGGTAGCCGAGGAGCGGGAACGGGTCCGGGCGGCGGTCCTCGGCGGTGCGGGGCATCCCCAGTTGGTGCTACGCCTGGGCTGGCCGGCTTCGGATGAGCCGCTGCCGATGATGCCGCGCCGGGTGCTGGCGGACTCGATGGAACTGCTGCCGCCGCGCCGTTGA
- a CDS encoding enoyl-CoA hydratase-related protein codes for MSSPEYQHLRTEQDGPTVRITMNRPKSRNSLSAAHLAELRQAFEAAAETKATGIVLAGAGPVFSSGHDFGDMAERDLAGMRELLRLCESVMRTIHAVPQVVIARVHGLAVAAGCQLVATCDLAVAAESAGFALPGGKGGWFCHTPAVPVARSIGRKRLMEMALTGDPIDAATAERWGLVNRVVPDAGLDEAVAALLERATRGSRQAKAVGKQTIYAQLDRPEADAYAIATEVMVATSHAPDARERMQSFLEKRAPAFGD; via the coding sequence ATGAGCAGCCCGGAGTATCAGCACCTGCGGACCGAACAGGATGGTCCGACCGTCCGGATCACCATGAACCGCCCCAAGAGCCGCAACTCGCTGTCCGCGGCGCACCTCGCCGAGCTGCGGCAGGCGTTCGAGGCGGCGGCCGAGACGAAGGCGACCGGGATCGTGCTGGCCGGCGCGGGTCCGGTGTTCAGCTCCGGGCACGACTTCGGTGACATGGCCGAGCGCGACCTGGCCGGGATGCGCGAGCTTCTGCGGTTGTGCGAGTCGGTGATGCGCACCATCCATGCGGTTCCGCAGGTGGTGATCGCGCGGGTGCACGGGCTGGCGGTGGCGGCCGGTTGCCAGCTGGTGGCCACCTGCGACCTGGCTGTGGCCGCCGAGTCGGCTGGTTTCGCGCTGCCCGGCGGCAAGGGCGGTTGGTTCTGCCACACGCCGGCGGTGCCGGTGGCCCGCTCCATCGGCCGCAAGCGGCTGATGGAGATGGCGCTCACCGGCGATCCGATCGACGCCGCGACCGCCGAGCGCTGGGGCCTGGTCAACCGGGTGGTGCCCGACGCGGGACTGGACGAGGCCGTCGCGGCGCTGCTGGAGCGAGCGACGCGCGGCAGCAGGCAGGCCAAGGCGGTGGGCAAGCAGACGATCTACGCGCAGCTGGACCGACCGGAGGCCGACGCCTACGCGATCGCCACCGAGGTGATGGTCGCGACCTCGCACGCCCCGGACGCGCGCGAACGGATGCAGTCGTTCCTGGAGAAGCGCGCCCCGGCCTTCGGCGACTGA